One window from the genome of Desulfovibrio aminophilus encodes:
- a CDS encoding YfiR family protein — MGFLNKARALLPLVILAVCLWPGAREARGGAELAASGDQLCALFVTRIVKYVSWPASIQGGSGTPVAVAATDARAIRPHFAAVPPPPEILLEQWPAPGCRILLLNGTPPREAAAIIERLKDSPVLTIGYGLEQRPSGLMVNLRESDGRLSLEINPRAALRAGITISSRLLQLARILDDAE, encoded by the coding sequence ATGGGATTTCTGAACAAGGCCCGCGCCCTGCTCCCGCTGGTGATCCTGGCCGTCTGTCTTTGGCCCGGAGCCAGGGAGGCCCGCGGCGGCGCAGAGCTGGCCGCCTCCGGCGACCAGCTCTGCGCCCTGTTCGTGACCCGCATCGTGAAATACGTCTCCTGGCCCGCTTCCATCCAGGGCGGGAGCGGCACGCCGGTGGCCGTCGCCGCCACGGACGCCCGTGCCATTCGGCCGCACTTCGCGGCCGTGCCGCCTCCGCCCGAAATCCTGCTGGAGCAGTGGCCCGCGCCCGGCTGCCGCATCCTCCTGCTCAACGGCACTCCGCCGCGCGAGGCCGCCGCCATCATCGAGCGGCTCAAGGACAGCCCGGTCCTGACCATCGGCTACGGCTTGGAACAGCGCCCCAGCGGGCTCATGGTCAACCTCCGGGAGTCCGACGGCAGGCTCAGCCTGGAAATCAACCCAAGGGCCGCGCTCCGAGCCGGAATCACGATCAGCTCCCGGCTGCTCCAACTGGCCAGGATACTCGATGATGCGGAATAA
- a CDS encoding CHASE sensor domain-containing protein, whose protein sequence is MMRNNSPRGFVSLRRKISAAILGLTLLALVLELALSVWPILHSYRRDAKDKALALAALTAASTVAALEFDDPKAAGENLAALRLVPSVTGAAVYTADGALFASWGTAPPFAATDTPQAEARLHDLTVSQPLPSDGRGGILRITLSLRDQWNTLLRDMGLAALILLAVFAVCVRVSRRVRRNLSEPLTRLARTVAEISRDKDYARRVDCESNDEIGQLVAEFNTMLAKIQEHETWLAGQQDLLEGLVAQRTYQLQCSTMELERKNLQLLKEMQAREKAEMIREEVERINRHDLKSALNLVIGYPDLLLREGGLNAEQMDHVKRIRAAGYRMLDMIRTHLDIFKMEKGIYSLRKREVDLVEIVCGLEEEFTPFLRGQGVSMRISLDGKEVRGDETFPVSGEMPLLRAMLRNLMQNAIEASASGDSVHIQLENAPHRQISVSNSQPVPREIRKRIFEKYVTCGKESGTGLGTYFAALVARTHGANIVCRTDDSTGTSMIVIFRDEARGEAISGR, encoded by the coding sequence ATGATGCGGAATAACTCCCCCCGGGGCTTCGTCTCCCTGCGGCGCAAGATCAGCGCGGCCATCCTGGGGCTCACCCTGCTCGCCCTGGTCCTGGAACTGGCCCTGAGCGTCTGGCCCATCCTGCACTCTTACCGGAGGGACGCGAAGGACAAGGCCCTGGCCCTGGCCGCCCTGACGGCGGCCTCCACCGTGGCGGCCCTTGAGTTCGACGACCCGAAGGCCGCCGGGGAAAACCTCGCGGCCCTGCGCCTGGTCCCCAGCGTGACCGGAGCGGCGGTCTACACCGCCGACGGCGCCCTCTTCGCCTCCTGGGGCACGGCCCCGCCCTTCGCCGCCACGGATACTCCCCAGGCGGAGGCGCGGCTCCACGACCTGACGGTGAGCCAGCCCCTTCCCTCGGACGGCCGGGGCGGCATCCTGCGCATCACCCTCTCCCTGCGGGACCAGTGGAACACCCTTCTGCGCGACATGGGCCTGGCCGCGCTCATCCTGTTGGCTGTGTTCGCGGTCTGCGTCCGGGTCTCCCGGCGCGTCCGCCGGAACCTCTCCGAACCGCTCACGCGCCTGGCCCGGACCGTGGCCGAAATTTCCCGGGACAAGGACTACGCTCGGCGGGTGGACTGCGAGAGCAACGACGAGATCGGCCAGTTGGTGGCCGAATTCAACACCATGCTGGCCAAGATACAGGAACACGAAACATGGCTGGCCGGACAGCAGGATCTGCTGGAAGGGCTGGTGGCGCAACGCACCTACCAGCTCCAATGCAGCACCATGGAGCTGGAGCGGAAAAACCTCCAGCTGCTGAAGGAAATGCAGGCCCGGGAGAAGGCCGAGATGATCCGCGAGGAGGTGGAGCGCATCAACCGCCACGACCTGAAGTCGGCGCTCAATCTCGTCATCGGCTATCCCGACTTGCTGTTGCGGGAAGGAGGCCTGAACGCGGAACAGATGGACCACGTCAAGCGCATCCGCGCCGCCGGCTACCGCATGCTGGACATGATCCGCACCCACCTGGACATCTTCAAGATGGAGAAGGGCATCTATTCCCTGCGCAAACGGGAGGTGGACCTGGTGGAAATCGTCTGCGGCCTGGAGGAGGAATTCACCCCCTTCCTGCGCGGCCAGGGCGTGTCCATGCGCATCAGCCTGGACGGGAAGGAAGTCCGGGGCGACGAGACCTTTCCCGTTTCCGGCGAAATGCCCCTGCTGCGGGCCATGCTCCGCAACCTCATGCAAAACGCCATCGAGGCGTCGGCCTCCGGGGACAGCGTGCACATCCAACTGGAGAACGCGCCGCACCGCCAGATCAGCGTGTCCAACTCCCAGCCCGTGCCCCGGGAAATCCGCAAACGGATCTTCGAGAAGTACGTGACCTGCGGCAAGGAGTCCGGTACGGGCCTGGGGACATATTTCGCGGCTCTCGTGGCCAGGACCCACGGGGCGAACATCGTCTGCCGCACCGATGATTCCACGGGGACCAGCATGATCGTGATCTTCCGCGACGAGGCCCGTGGGGAGGCGATTTCCGGCCGGTGA
- a CDS encoding response regulator — protein sequence MKEPTHDAAAYQAFDRVAVLSNNKTHAKIDKKIMRLFAPGVVLVFEKGRAALDHIERLGVDLVLCDSGLDDMTGLEFLTKLRGEMKQRSLPVIMISLMNSREYVLDAIGQGCSGYVIRPYAPKTLEKYILAARRMADYPDAQRKRMEKARALAEQGDHQAAAEHYEEIISEGNEAQFYYDMGCSFLVRKEYAKAVVAFQKALKYNELFAEAYKGLAEAYKARGDFERYKTNIEKAAEVLAQLDRFEEAKMAFIQVLKHNREAHNPYKILGLKLRRDGDLDGAVEAYARALEMTPDDEHIHYNLSKALHLAGKEAEAQASIARALNLNPFFEEAKKLYAELFKKPFQAPLGAAFKGPSSAARLRGLDTD from the coding sequence ATGAAAGAGCCCACCCACGACGCGGCGGCCTACCAGGCCTTCGACCGGGTCGCAGTGCTCAGCAACAACAAGACCCACGCCAAGATCGACAAGAAGATCATGCGCCTGTTCGCGCCCGGCGTGGTCCTGGTGTTCGAGAAGGGCCGGGCCGCCCTGGACCACATCGAACGCCTCGGCGTGGACCTCGTGCTCTGCGACTCGGGCCTGGACGACATGACCGGCCTGGAATTCCTGACCAAGCTGCGCGGGGAGATGAAGCAGCGCAGCCTGCCGGTGATCATGATCTCGCTCATGAACAGCCGGGAGTACGTCCTGGACGCCATCGGCCAGGGCTGTTCGGGATACGTGATCCGGCCTTACGCGCCCAAGACCCTGGAGAAGTACATCCTGGCGGCCAGACGCATGGCCGACTACCCGGACGCGCAGCGCAAGCGCATGGAGAAGGCCCGGGCCCTGGCCGAACAGGGAGACCACCAGGCCGCCGCCGAGCACTACGAGGAGATCATCAGCGAGGGCAACGAGGCCCAGTTCTACTACGACATGGGCTGCTCCTTCCTGGTGCGGAAGGAATACGCCAAGGCCGTGGTCGCCTTCCAGAAGGCCCTCAAGTACAACGAGCTTTTCGCCGAGGCTTACAAGGGCCTGGCCGAGGCCTACAAGGCCCGGGGCGACTTCGAGCGCTACAAGACGAACATCGAGAAGGCCGCCGAGGTGTTGGCCCAGCTGGACCGCTTCGAGGAGGCCAAAATGGCCTTCATCCAGGTCCTCAAGCACAACCGCGAGGCCCACAACCCGTACAAGATCCTCGGGCTCAAGCTGCGCCGCGACGGCGACCTGGACGGCGCGGTGGAGGCCTACGCCCGAGCCCTGGAGATGACCCCGGACGACGAGCATATCCACTACAACCTCAGCAAGGCACTGCACCTCGCGGGGAAAGAGGCCGAGGCCCAGGCGAGCATCGCCCGGGCCCTGAACCTCAATCCCTTTTTCGAGGAAGCCAAGAAACTCTACGCCGAACTCTTCAAGAAGCCCTTCCAGGCCCCGCTCGGCGCGGCCTTCAAGGGCCCGTCCTCGGCCGCCCGGCTGCGCGGGCTGGACACGGACTGA
- a CDS encoding APC family permease, whose translation MSRSSLTARLRALVLGRPLDPEDRGLFHKLALASFLAWVGLGADPLSSSCYGPSEAFLALGGHHALSLFVALATVVTVCVISASYTQIIDLFPTGGGGYLVAGRLLSPTVGMVSGCALLIDYVLTITLSIASGADAVFSFLPPSWQGGRLAFALAGVILLTVLNLRGVKESVSVLVPIFLAFLVGHVFLILYGLGRHLDGLPEIVSRAAADVGAAQRDLGLWGMIALILRAYAMGAGTYTGLEAVSNGLPVLREPRARTGKRTMLYMALSLSFMVVGLILNYMLHRVEFQSGKTLNAVLFGAMTNSWGVAGPVVVSAVLVTEAAILFVAAQAGFLDGPRILANMALDRWAPAQFAHLSDRLVTQNGILLMGGAALLLMEITGGSVEVLLVLYSINVFVTFILSQAGMVRHWRQARGEEPHWRKGLVLNGLGLVLTGFILATIVAVKFFEGGWATLVVTGALAGVALLIQRHYRRVGALVRKLDGLKQSVEEDMSRLPDNPEPGDLSAPAGSLSRTAVVLVSGYNGLGLHSLLAIHRRFPGEFSNYVFLCAGAVDAGVYRGKREMEELRDRLSGEMGQYVRLMRRRGYHAESVLGLGTDVVEVIAGLSEEIGARYPWSVFFAGQIVFPRESFWTRLLHNQVVFGVQRRLLRRGLPFTVIPVTV comes from the coding sequence ATGTCCCGGTCTTCGCTGACGGCTCGCCTCCGGGCGCTCGTTCTCGGCCGCCCCCTCGATCCCGAGGATCGCGGCCTGTTCCACAAACTGGCCCTGGCCTCGTTCCTCGCCTGGGTCGGTCTGGGCGCCGACCCCCTGTCCTCGTCCTGCTACGGCCCCTCGGAGGCCTTCCTGGCCCTGGGCGGACACCACGCCCTCTCCCTGTTCGTGGCCCTGGCCACCGTGGTCACGGTCTGCGTCATCAGCGCGAGCTACACCCAGATCATCGATCTCTTCCCCACGGGCGGCGGCGGCTACCTCGTGGCCGGACGCCTGCTCTCGCCCACCGTGGGCATGGTTTCCGGCTGCGCCCTGCTCATCGACTACGTGCTGACCATCACGCTCTCCATCGCCAGCGGGGCCGACGCGGTGTTCAGCTTCCTGCCCCCCTCCTGGCAGGGCGGGCGGCTGGCCTTCGCCCTCGCGGGCGTGATCCTGCTCACCGTGCTCAACCTGCGCGGGGTCAAGGAGTCCGTGAGCGTTCTCGTGCCGATCTTCCTGGCCTTCCTGGTGGGGCACGTCTTCCTCATCCTCTACGGCCTGGGCCGGCACCTGGACGGCCTGCCGGAGATCGTGTCCCGGGCCGCGGCCGACGTGGGCGCGGCGCAACGGGACCTGGGGCTCTGGGGCATGATCGCCCTCATCCTGCGGGCCTACGCCATGGGCGCGGGCACCTATACGGGCCTGGAGGCGGTGTCCAACGGCCTGCCGGTGCTGCGCGAGCCCAGGGCACGCACCGGCAAGCGGACCATGCTCTACATGGCCCTGTCCCTGTCCTTCATGGTCGTGGGCCTGATCCTCAACTACATGCTCCACCGGGTGGAGTTCCAGTCCGGAAAGACCCTGAACGCCGTGCTCTTCGGGGCCATGACCAATTCCTGGGGCGTGGCCGGGCCGGTGGTCGTCTCGGCGGTGCTGGTGACCGAGGCGGCCATCCTCTTCGTCGCGGCCCAGGCCGGATTCCTCGACGGCCCGCGCATCCTGGCCAACATGGCCCTGGACCGCTGGGCCCCGGCCCAGTTCGCGCACCTGAGCGACCGGCTGGTGACCCAGAACGGCATTCTGCTCATGGGCGGCGCGGCCCTGCTGCTCATGGAGATCACCGGCGGCTCGGTGGAAGTGCTTCTCGTGCTCTACAGCATCAACGTCTTCGTCACCTTCATCCTTTCCCAGGCGGGCATGGTCCGGCACTGGCGGCAGGCGCGCGGCGAGGAGCCGCACTGGCGCAAGGGGCTGGTGCTCAACGGTCTGGGCCTCGTGCTCACGGGTTTCATCCTGGCCACCATCGTGGCCGTGAAGTTCTTCGAGGGCGGCTGGGCCACCCTGGTGGTCACCGGCGCCCTGGCCGGGGTCGCCCTGCTCATCCAGCGGCACTACCGGCGGGTGGGCGCGCTGGTGCGCAAGCTGGACGGTCTCAAGCAGTCGGTGGAGGAGGACATGAGCCGCCTGCCCGACAACCCGGAGCCGGGCGACCTCTCCGCGCCCGCCGGCTCGCTCTCGCGCACGGCGGTGGTCCTGGTGAGCGGCTACAACGGCCTGGGGCTGCACAGTCTGCTGGCGATCCACCGGCGTTTTCCCGGCGAGTTCAGCAACTACGTCTTCCTTTGCGCCGGGGCAGTGGACGCGGGCGTCTATCGCGGCAAACGGGAGATGGAGGAGCTGCGGGACCGGCTCTCGGGCGAGATGGGGCAGTACGTCCGACTCATGCGGCGGCGCGGCTATCACGCCGAGAGCGTGCTCGGGCTGGGCACCGACGTGGTGGAGGTGATCGCCGGGCTCTCCGAGGAGATCGGCGCGCGCTACCCCTGGTCCGTGTTCTTCGCGGGCCAGATCGTGTTCCCCAGGGAATCCTTCTGGACCAGGCTCCTGCACAACCAGGTGGTCTTCGGCGTACAGCGCAGGCTCCTGCGCCGGGGGCTGCCCTTCACCGTGATCCCGGTTACGGTCTGA